In Alphaproteobacteria bacterium CG11_big_fil_rev_8_21_14_0_20_39_49, the genomic stretch ATTATATTGAAAATCCAACCTACTAGAACCTAAATAACCTTGTAATGAATTTGGTATTAATAGCAGGTTGGATATGTTTTATACGTTATTCATCCCAATTATATTGAGTGCGCATAATTTTTTCAAAATGACGACGACACTTTTTAAGTGATGGAATCATATAGCCCCTGACCTGACGGTCACCTACCTTTTTCTTGGAAACCTTATGAACAGGTAGCATCTTTTTAAACTCAATGCCAAACTTAGTTTCCATTGATTTATTTGCTGAAGAGGCACGACCAATAGATGAACAGTACTGGTCAAACAAGTCTTTTGTAGAAACCCAATCAGTCCATTTCTTATCACGCTCTAAGATACGGGCATCATCAAGTCTATCATACCAAAAAGTCTGCATATCATCCATATAATAACGCTTCATCTCATCAAGGGCTTTTGTTTGAGGTATCTGCGTCAAATCTGATTCGGAAATATCATAATTCAACAAGTAATATAAAAGAGCTTCTCGACCACCATTCATCATATGACGCTCTAACTTTTTAAAATACTCCTTGTCTTGCATATACTTATCACTAACATCCAGTATAACAAAACGACGCTCTTCCGCAGAAACCTTAACAGGGTCATCATAATTTGACGCAAGTATTAGCCATATGTTATTTTTAAACGACAAAGCGTCTTTTCCTTTAGGCTCAATCATCAACGTATCTTCAGTTATAAGAGATTTTAAATTACCCTCAGAAGTTCTTCCTTGACCTTCCCAAACAGCTTCATCAGCAAATACCAAACACTTATCTTTTAGATGAGAATTAAAGTGATTTGTTACATGCTTAACATTACTAACATGCAAATAACTCTTACCTAATAAAGCTCCCAAGTGAGCAACAAAACGCCCTTTACCAACTCCCTGCTTTCCTCTTAAAACAAGTGCGGTACCAAGCCTTTCAGATGGGTTTTGTATCATTGATGCCATCCAACCAATAACATAATTATAAGTTTCATTATCATTATTACAAATAACATTTCTTATATGCTTTAGAAATAAGTCACAATTACCCTTTTTAGACTCGACACCATAACCACCCCACAAATTGTAATAATCATCCGGTGCATTGTTTGGCATAAATACAACACCCTTATATTGCCTTCTATTAGGACTTCTCCACCAGACATCTGCATATGTATCAATCCCACCCCTACCATTAGGAATAGTCTTGTTAGCATAAAAAGAACGTAAATTATAAAAGTCTGTAAAATACACATCTTTAGTTTGTTTCATAGGGTAATATGACTCATACAACACAACGCATTTACTACCAAAGAATGTTGCCGCATACTCTTTATTAAAATCATCAACTATCGATTGCCTATCTTCTTCAGGAACAGGTTTAGATTTTTTCTCATCGTCATATCTATCAGAACTATTAGCACAAGATATAGCTTCCTCCTCATCTAAACCACAACGCTTGCCTAGTGCTATTGCAATTTTATCTCTATCAGCTTTACTAACACCTAGATCTCGCAATGAACACATATATTTAAATATTTTATCATTACGTTCACCTTCACTAATATCGATAGGAGGCAGAGCTTTTTGTCCATATCTTAAAAGTATATATAGAAGTTTAGGAGCGATTGAAACTTCACTTTTATTTTCTACTTTATACTTTTCTCCATCAATGGATGAAGGAGGTATTAAAACATACCCTCCATCACCTCGTACATCTATACCATCAAAAATATTTGTCAGGCACTTAACACCTTTTTTAGGATATTTAAAATATAGATGTATACCACCGCTAGGAGTTCTAACAGTAAAAGTATCAAGTTTGCCAAGTAGGTACTCAATCTTTTTTAAGGACTCAAGACCTTTGGCTCCATTTTTAACATCTACATCAAGAACCCAATATTTAGACACTGCCCCTGTAGGCATTGCTATGTTAGATTTTTTTCTACTATCATACCAATCTTCTATAGTATCAATATCAGTTGTCGCTGACTTGAAACCTCCACTTACTGATGGAGTTTTTTCATTTTTATTTATAGGAAAAGTAGGTACACCCTTCCTAGAGAGTATAGTCACGAGATTTGAGCCCAAAGAGCAATACATCTAATTTGCACAGCAGCAAGGAATGACGCTGAGTTTTTGGCATATCTGGTTGCAATGCCGCGCCAACGCTTAAGATGTAGGAAGGCGTTTTCGACAAGGTGGCGTAATTTGTAGAGTTCTTCGTCATACTCCCTCTGGATTTTTCGGTTTGATTTTGGCGGGATAACTGGCTTGATGCCATGCTTTTCGGCTATTTCCAGAATTTCATTGGTATCATAAGCCTTGTCCGCAAATAAATACTCTGCATTTATTCCATCAATCAATCGGCGAGCTTGCGTACAATCTGCTGTGGTACCTTGCGTAATAATAATTCTGACCGGCATACCAAACGCATCCACGGCCAAGTGTAGCTTTGTGTTGAGCCCCCTTTTGTGCGGCTCATTTCCTGATTTCCGCCTTTTGCTCCTGCTGCGTGTGGATGCACTTTTATATGGCTGGCATCAATCATTAGCCATTCAAAGTCAGGAGAATCAACCAGTTGCTCAAGTAATTTTTCCCAGATTCCAGCGTCG encodes the following:
- a CDS encoding IS5/IS1182 family transposase (programmed frameshift) encodes the protein MSLAHRRHDISDRVWSLLEPNLPGRKGAWGGIAKDNRQFINSVFWILRTGSPWRDLPPDYGNWSNVHRRFIRWCDAGIWEKLLEQLVDSPDFEWLMIDASHIKVHPHAAGAKGGNQEMSPHKRGLNTKLHLAVDAFGMPVRIIITQGTTADCTQARRLIDGINAEYLFADKAYDTNEILEIAEKHGIKPVIPPKSNRKIQREYDEELYKLRHLVENAFLHLKRWRGIATRYAKNSASFLAAVQIRCIALWAQIS